A genomic segment from Chloroflexota bacterium encodes:
- a CDS encoding alanine--tRNA ligase translates to MQANELRERYQQFFEARGHKRIRSAPLVPENDPTVLFTTAGMHPLVPFLLGEPHPLGRRLVDVQKCLRTDDIDEVGDTSHLTFFEMLGNWSLGDYFKAESLAWSFEFLTRDLAIEPTRLSVTVFAGDADAPRDDVSAEIWRRLGIPENRIFYLPKRDNWWGPAGTTGPCGPDSEIFYDTGKPDHPGCMPGCHCGKWFEIWNNVFMEFNKTSDGRYEKLKQQCVDTGMGVDRTAAVLQGLDDVFLVETLYPLIQRIETLSGLRYADNPRAFRVIADHVRASTFAIADGATPSNVEAGYVIRRLIRRAVRYGREVNITRDFCAELSGIVVDLFAHAYPELAQRRVHIADTLAREEIKFQSALARGLGEYHKVVEQIRTHGENTIPASEAFNLFETFGFPLPLTVELAREQGLSVDETGFEALYREHKEESRRGSEHKFKGGLADHAETTTRLHTATHLLHQALRQVLGTSVHQMGSNITAERLRFDFSYPEKLTPEQIAEVERIVNEQIANDLLVSVEVMPLDQATASGALAFFGEKYGDQVKVYSIGGFSKEVCGGPHVTRTNELGRFKIAKQEAVGQGVRRVRAVLE, encoded by the coding sequence ATGCAAGCCAATGAACTGCGCGAACGCTATCAACAATTTTTCGAAGCACGCGGACACAAACGAATTCGCTCTGCGCCCTTGGTGCCGGAAAACGATCCGACGGTCTTGTTCACGACGGCGGGTATGCATCCGCTTGTGCCCTTTTTATTAGGCGAGCCGCATCCACTCGGACGTCGTTTGGTAGACGTGCAGAAATGTCTCCGCACCGACGACATTGACGAGGTCGGCGACACATCGCATCTCACTTTTTTCGAGATGCTCGGCAACTGGTCGCTCGGCGATTATTTCAAAGCGGAATCGCTCGCGTGGAGTTTCGAATTTCTGACGCGTGATCTGGCGATTGAGCCAACGCGTTTGTCCGTCACCGTTTTCGCCGGCGATGCCGATGCGCCGCGCGATGATGTGTCCGCCGAAATTTGGCGACGCCTGGGCATTCCGGAAAATCGCATTTTCTATTTGCCGAAAAGAGATAATTGGTGGGGACCCGCCGGCACGACCGGACCGTGCGGACCCGATTCGGAAATTTTTTACGACACCGGCAAACCCGATCATCCTGGGTGTATGCCGGGTTGTCACTGTGGCAAGTGGTTCGAAATCTGGAACAATGTGTTCATGGAATTCAACAAGACGAGCGACGGACGATACGAAAAACTGAAACAGCAATGCGTGGATACTGGGATGGGCGTGGATCGCACTGCCGCCGTCTTGCAAGGACTGGACGATGTGTTCCTGGTCGAAACGCTCTACCCGCTCATCCAACGCATCGAAACATTATCGGGTCTGCGGTACGCGGACAATCCGCGCGCGTTCCGCGTCATCGCCGATCATGTCCGCGCGTCGACGTTTGCGATTGCGGATGGCGCAACGCCGTCCAACGTCGAAGCCGGGTACGTCATCCGCCGCTTGATTCGCCGCGCGGTACGCTATGGACGCGAGGTAAACATCACGCGTGATTTCTGCGCTGAGTTGTCCGGCATCGTCGTTGACCTTTTCGCGCACGCGTATCCCGAACTCGCGCAACGACGCGTGCACATCGCGGACACGTTGGCGCGCGAAGAGATCAAGTTTCAGAGCGCGCTCGCGCGTGGGCTGGGCGAGTATCACAAAGTTGTCGAGCAAATTCGCACGCATGGCGAAAACACGATTCCTGCGTCCGAGGCATTCAATCTTTTCGAGACGTTCGGCTTTCCGTTGCCATTGACGGTCGAGTTGGCGCGCGAGCAAGGATTGAGTGTGGATGAAACTGGCTTTGAGGCATTGTATCGGGAGCACAAGGAGGAATCGCGGCGCGGGAGTGAGCACAAGTTCAAAGGCGGGTTAGCCGATCACGCCGAGACGACGACACGATTGCACACCGCAACGCATCTGTTGCATCAAGCACTGCGCCAAGTCCTGGGAACCTCCGTGCATCAAATGGGATCGAACATCACGGCGGAACGCTTGCGTTTCGATTTTTCGTACCCGGAGAAATTGACGCCCGAACAAATCGCAGAGGTTGAACGCATCGTCAACGAACAAATCGCGAACGACTTGCTGGTTTCGGTCGAGGTGATGCCACTCGATCAGGCGACGGCGTCCGGCGCACTCGCGTTCTTTGGCGAAAAGTACGGCGACCAGGTCAAGGTTTACTCGATTGGCGGATTTTCGAAAGAGGTGTGCGGCGGTCCGCACGTGACCCGCACGAACGAACTGGGGCGATTCAAAATCGCCAAGCAAGAAGCGGTGGGGCAAGGCGTGCGGCGCGTGCGCGCAGTGTTGGAATAA
- a CDS encoding transglutaminase domain-containing protein, whose protein sequence is MTNPLEYYAQPGKMTDPRAHAPLLADLPRDLAALVRVVQGLLIHIFWAERYGLKLAEERKQEVQIRAVAQGLARIRELDSRPLSDPRALEQKLVGNCRHFSVMLVTLLKHQGVPARARCGFATYFLPNHYEDHWVAEYWNAAQSRWVLVDAQLDAFQREQLHVTFDPLDVPRDQFIVGGKTWQMCRIGHADPEAFGIFNMHGLWFVRGDLVRDVASLNKMELLPWDSWGAINRRDEDLSADDLAFLDHVAELTCGDVPQFDAVRALYKNDDRLRVPPVITTYLDKGAQQIEIESEVR, encoded by the coding sequence ATGACCAATCCGCTCGAGTACTATGCTCAACCCGGCAAGATGACCGATCCGCGCGCACACGCACCTCTGCTCGCCGATTTGCCGCGCGACCTTGCCGCGCTTGTGCGCGTCGTACAAGGTTTGCTGATTCACATCTTCTGGGCGGAACGGTACGGATTGAAACTCGCCGAAGAACGCAAACAAGAAGTACAAATTCGTGCAGTCGCGCAGGGACTCGCGCGCATCCGCGAACTCGATTCGCGTCCACTCAGCGACCCGCGCGCGCTCGAGCAAAAACTCGTCGGCAACTGTCGTCACTTTTCAGTCATGTTGGTGACGTTGTTGAAACATCAAGGTGTGCCTGCTCGCGCGCGGTGCGGTTTCGCCACATACTTTTTGCCGAACCACTACGAAGATCACTGGGTCGCCGAGTATTGGAACGCCGCACAATCGCGTTGGGTGTTGGTGGACGCGCAACTCGATGCGTTTCAACGCGAGCAACTCCACGTCACGTTCGACCCGCTCGACGTGCCGCGCGATCAATTCATCGTCGGCGGCAAAACATGGCAAATGTGCCGCATTGGTCATGCCGACCCGGAAGCGTTCGGAATTTTCAACATGCACGGACTCTGGTTCGTGCGCGGCGATTTGGTGCGCGATGTCGCGTCGCTCAACAAAATGGAATTGCTCCCCTGGGATAGTTGGGGCGCGATCAATCGGCGCGATGAAGATTTGTCGGCAGACGATCTCGCGTTCCTCGATCACGTCGCCGAACTGACGTGCGGCGATGTGCCGCAGTTCGACGCGGTGCGCGCGCTGTACAAAAACGACGACCGCTTGCGCGTACCGCCGGTGATCACCACCTATTTGGACAAGGGCGCACAACAGATTGAGATCGAATCAGAGGTGCGATAA
- a CDS encoding MerR family transcriptional regulator produces the protein MFKIGEFSKLAQVSVKTLRFYDELGLLTPVEIDRFTAYRYYSADQLPRLNRILALKDLGLSLEQIAQLLNDQLTADQMRGMLRLKQLEVQTRVHDEQARLARVEARLKQIEQEGKMPTYDVVIKSVPAMRVASIRDTIPTYAEQGDLWDELYAYLGQNRVAMSGPCFTLYHDKEFKERDVDAEVCQSFDGALKGNARVQVYDLPAVAAMASIIHHGPFNTLHQAYSALGAWIQANEYRICGPDREIYIQSGEPVRQDDPSYVTEIQMPVEKV, from the coding sequence ATGTTCAAGATCGGTGAATTTTCCAAACTCGCGCAAGTGTCGGTCAAGACCTTGCGTTTCTACGACGAACTCGGTCTACTCACACCGGTAGAGATAGACCGCTTCACCGCTTATCGCTATTACTCCGCCGACCAACTGCCGCGCCTCAATCGCATTCTCGCGCTCAAAGACCTGGGGTTGTCGCTCGAACAGATCGCGCAACTGTTGAACGACCAACTCACCGCCGATCAAATGCGCGGGATGTTGCGCCTCAAGCAACTCGAAGTGCAAACGCGTGTGCACGACGAGCAAGCTCGCCTGGCGCGCGTCGAGGCGCGGCTGAAACAAATCGAACAGGAGGGCAAAATGCCAACGTACGACGTGGTGATCAAATCAGTGCCGGCGATGCGCGTCGCGTCCATTCGCGACACGATTCCGACTTACGCGGAACAAGGAGACTTGTGGGATGAACTGTACGCGTACCTGGGTCAGAACCGCGTGGCGATGAGCGGACCATGCTTTACGCTGTACCACGACAAGGAGTTCAAAGAACGCGACGTGGACGCCGAAGTGTGCCAATCGTTCGACGGCGCGCTCAAGGGCAACGCGCGCGTCCAGGTGTACGACCTGCCCGCCGTCGCCGCGATGGCAAGCATTATCCACCATGGTCCATTTAACACACTGCATCAAGCGTACTCGGCGCTGGGCGCGTGGATTCAGGCGAACGAGTATCGCATCTGCGGACCCGACCGCGAGATCTACATCCAGTCCGGCGAACCCGTGCGGCAAGACGATCCGTCTTATGTGACCGAGATTCAGATGCCGGTCGAAAAAGTGTAA
- a CDS encoding threo-3-hydroxy-L-aspartate ammonia-lyase: MSLSVTFTDVRAAAARLHGIANRTPVMTSRTFDALTARQVFFKCENFQRGGAFKFRGAYNRLAQLNDDAKKRGVVAFSSGNHAQGVALAAKLLGIPATIVMPDDAPPVKLAATRGYGAEVIVYDRLRESREEIAKKLADERGVTLVPPFNDPHIIAGQGTAALELLEEIPDLDALVTPVGGGGLISGCAIAAKALRPAIQVFGVEALGADDAKQSLQRGEIVHIGPPTTIADGIRTQSVGTLTFAIMRELLNDIVIVSDDEILDAVRFVLTRMKIVAEPTGAVPIAAVMQNRIPANLKRVGVIISGGNIGGEVLGTIGMDQ; this comes from the coding sequence ATGTCACTATCTGTTACCTTCACGGACGTACGCGCGGCGGCAGCGCGATTGCACGGCATCGCGAATCGTACGCCGGTGATGACCTCGCGCACGTTCGACGCGCTGACCGCGCGCCAAGTGTTTTTCAAGTGCGAGAATTTTCAACGCGGCGGCGCGTTCAAATTTCGCGGGGCGTACAATCGGCTCGCGCAGTTGAACGATGACGCGAAAAAACGCGGCGTCGTCGCGTTCTCGTCCGGCAATCACGCGCAAGGCGTCGCGCTCGCGGCAAAACTCCTCGGCATCCCGGCGACGATTGTGATGCCGGACGACGCGCCGCCGGTCAAACTCGCCGCGACGCGCGGGTACGGCGCGGAGGTCATCGTCTACGACCGCTTGCGCGAGAGCCGTGAAGAAATCGCGAAAAAACTCGCGGATGAACGCGGCGTCACACTCGTACCGCCATTCAACGATCCGCACATCATCGCGGGACAAGGCACTGCCGCGCTCGAACTGCTCGAAGAAATCCCAGACCTCGACGCGCTCGTCACCCCGGTCGGCGGCGGCGGGCTGATCAGCGGTTGCGCGATTGCCGCGAAAGCGTTGCGTCCGGCAATCCAGGTATTCGGCGTCGAAGCGCTTGGTGCGGACGACGCCAAGCAATCGTTGCAACGCGGCGAAATCGTTCACATCGGACCGCCGACGACGATTGCGGATGGGATTCGCACTCAATCGGTCGGCACGCTCACGTTTGCGATCATGCGCGAATTACTCAACGATATTGTGATCGTGAGCGACGATGAAATTCTCGACGCGGTGCGTTTTGTGTTGACGCGCATGAAAATCGTCGCCGAGCCGACCGGCGCAGTGCCTATCGCGGCGGTGATGCAAAATCGCATCCCAGCCAATTTGAAACGCGTCGGCGTGATTATCTCCGGCGGAAACATCGGCGGCGAGGTACTCGGCACGATAGGAATGGACCAATGA
- a CDS encoding nuclear transport factor 2 family protein, with product MQPKLFFVMMLAMFVLATLVAGCGAPAPAPTAVPTIGPIASIARSTIAPTPTVARPTTAPVATTAPTPTATIARPTSTPAQPTTAPTSANYNGEWEGTSAKDSPLAFTIEKNELTHLNVNYRVDSGSCQFLSGSRGETKMNPPIAAIKSKDINIQMDFGDGYSLAFTGAFTSNTDASGKLIFKGNSRSCGAFEINTQWTAKKATPPASGSSASPITAPASSSSTSSADVEKAIRAFFDAINAKEVDAALKYVDDNVLFNLSATPGLGKAQLRSYLQGQINRGVRYTVSDVQVSDDEASFSLKTGNGEVTMNNGATFDHGKIDFMLWE from the coding sequence ATGCAACCCAAACTATTTTTCGTGATGATGCTCGCGATGTTTGTACTCGCTACGCTCGTTGCCGGCTGCGGCGCGCCCGCGCCTGCGCCGACCGCCGTACCAACCATCGGACCGATAGCAAGTATCGCGCGATCAACCATCGCGCCGACCCCAACAGTCGCGCGACCGACGACCGCCCCCGTTGCGACAACTGCGCCCACGCCGACCGCGACCATCGCGCGACCGACGAGCACGCCGGCTCAACCGACAACCGCGCCGACCTCCGCGAATTACAACGGTGAATGGGAAGGCACGAGCGCAAAGGACAGTCCGCTGGCGTTCACGATTGAAAAGAATGAACTAACACATCTCAATGTCAATTATCGCGTGGACTCTGGATCGTGCCAATTTCTCAGTGGCAGTCGCGGCGAGACCAAGATGAATCCTCCCATCGCCGCGATCAAAAGCAAGGACATCAATATCCAGATGGATTTCGGCGACGGATACTCGCTTGCGTTTACCGGCGCGTTCACATCGAACACGGATGCCTCGGGCAAATTGATTTTCAAAGGCAATAGTCGTTCGTGTGGCGCGTTTGAAATCAATACGCAATGGACGGCGAAGAAAGCTACCCCGCCGGCGAGCGGCTCGAGTGCATCGCCCATCACTGCGCCCGCGTCAAGCAGTTCGACGAGCAGCGCCGATGTGGAAAAAGCCATCCGCGCGTTTTTCGACGCGATCAATGCCAAGGAAGTAGATGCGGCGCTCAAGTACGTGGATGACAACGTGCTCTTCAATCTTTCTGCGACGCCGGGACTGGGCAAGGCGCAACTGCGATCCTACTTGCAGGGACAAATCAATCGCGGCGTGAGATACACGGTGAGTGACGTCCAAGTGTCGGACGATGAAGCGTCATTTTCGCTCAAGACCGGCAATGGCGAAGTGACGATGAACAATGGCGCGACGTTCGACCATGGCAAGATTGATTTTATGCTGTGGGAATAA